One genomic segment of Fusobacterium nucleatum includes these proteins:
- a CDS encoding DUF4241 domain-containing protein — MQPTREWLEKWKKVKDKLQAPRNLEDYFTLKEIAGEKLDVLNIGTCSIPSGKLVAGDSLVTLPNENLIPYIQETPIGEFPVDICVLTNHDRYAAIRIKFNDNKAVYFENGMKGNEDLEGEIKDGDFYGFGVDAGMASITDIEVQKAYHKFEKKFSELNKEGDLYNDYFWDLLEENAKKFPKYQAEYGDWLNWNIPDTEYTMPICASGWGDGYYPVYFGYDENNNICQVVVHFIDIDLEFLEEK; from the coding sequence ATGCAACCTACAAGAGAATGGTTAGAAAAATGGAAAAAGGTAAAAGATAAATTACAAGCTCCTAGAAATCTTGAAGATTATTTTACTTTAAAAGAAATTGCAGGAGAAAAATTAGATGTTTTAAATATAGGAACTTGTTCTATTCCTAGTGGAAAACTTGTTGCTGGTGATAGCTTAGTTACCCTGCCTAATGAAAATCTTATTCCTTATATTCAAGAAACTCCTATTGGAGAATTTCCAGTAGATATTTGTGTTTTAACAAATCATGATAGATATGCAGCTATAAGAATAAAATTTAATGATAATAAAGCTGTATATTTTGAAAATGGAATGAAAGGTAATGAAGATTTAGAAGGTGAAATAAAAGATGGAGATTTTTACGGCTTTGGTGTTGATGCTGGTATGGCTAGTATAACTGACATAGAAGTTCAAAAAGCCTATCATAAATTTGAAAAGAAATTTTCTGAATTAAATAAAGAAGGAGATTTGTATAATGATTATTTCTGGGATTTATTAGAAGAAAATGCTAAAAAATTTCCTAAGTATCAAGCTGAGTATGGAGATTGGTTAAATTGGAATATTCCAGATACAGAATACACTATGCCTATTTGTGCTTCTGGTTGGGGTGATGGATATTATCCTGTTTATTTTGGTTATGATGAAAATAATAATATCTGTCAAGTGGTTGTCCATTTCATTGATATAGATTTAGAATTTTTAGAAGAAAAATAA
- a CDS encoding Fic family protein translates to MYKLPIENLDLNRIDIFEQLVKATESLGILKGTLNNLPNPNIILNVITLKEAKESSEIENIITTYDELYKEMILKDKSNPNAKEVLNYRSAINLGNHLVQEKNMITTNMINEIHHLIEPNKGDIRRQGGTVIMNTKTGEILHIPPQNYEEIIEYLKNLEEFINLEDKINPLIKMALIHLQFEMIHPYYDGNGRTGRVLNLMYLKLSDKLDTPILYLSKYIIENRNEYYNLLNKAGKSEKNILEFIIYMLKAIEKTSKYTLTLIDNIIDAMENTKKTLKDKLPKIYSKDLLELLFFEFYTKNEYIRTKLNISRQTATSYLKQLEKVGILSSEKIGKEIIYKNISLFKIAEN, encoded by the coding sequence ATGTATAAATTACCAATAGAAAATTTAGATTTGAATAGAATAGATATATTTGAACAGCTTGTAAAAGCAACAGAAAGTTTAGGTATTTTAAAAGGAACTTTAAATAACTTGCCAAATCCTAATATCATATTAAATGTTATTACATTAAAGGAAGCAAAAGAGTCTTCTGAGATTGAAAATATTATTACAACTTACGATGAACTTTATAAGGAAATGATTTTAAAAGATAAATCTAATCCTAATGCAAAAGAAGTTTTAAATTATAGAAGTGCAATTAATCTTGGAAATCATTTAGTTCAAGAAAAAAATATGATAACAACTAATATGATAAATGAAATACATCATTTAATTGAACCAAATAAGGGAGATATTAGAAGACAAGGTGGAACAGTAATAATGAACACTAAAACTGGTGAAATCTTACATATTCCTCCTCAAAATTATGAAGAAATTATAGAATATTTAAAAAATTTAGAAGAATTTATAAATTTAGAGGATAAAATAAATCCATTAATTAAAATGGCATTAATTCATTTACAATTTGAAATGATACATCCATATTATGATGGTAATGGTAGAACTGGAAGAGTTTTAAATTTGATGTACTTAAAGTTAAGTGATAAATTAGATACACCTATCTTGTATTTAAGTAAATATATAATTGAAAATAGAAACGAATATTACAACTTACTAAATAAGGCTGGAAAGTCTGAAAAAAATATCTTAGAATTTATTATTTATATGTTAAAGGCAATAGAAAAAACTTCAAAATATACTTTAACATTAATTGATAATATAATAGATGCAATGGAAAATACAAAAAAGACATTAAAAGACAAACTTCCAAAAATTTATTCAAAAGATCTTTTAGAATTATTATTTTTTGAATTTTATACTAAAAATGAGTATATTAGAACTAAACTTAATATTTCTAGGCAAACAGCTACTTCTTATCTAAAACAATTAGAAAAAGTTGGAATTCTTTCTTCTGAAAAAATTGGAAAAGAGATTATTTATAAAAATATTAGCTTATTTAAAATTGCTGAAAATTAG
- a CDS encoding tRNA threonylcarbamoyladenosine dehydratase — protein sequence MFLQRTELLIGSDNIEKLKNSNVIVFGLGGVGGATVEALVRAGIGNLSIVDFDTVDKTNLNRQIITTQSVVGKPKVEVAKDRVLSINPDINLTIYNEKFLKENIDLFFKDKKYDYIVDAIDLVTSKLDLIEFATNSKIPIISCMGTGNKVNPTQFKVTDINKTSVCPLAKIIRKELKKRRINKLKVVYSDETPRKPFNLDGGREKAKNVGSISFVPPVAGMLLASEVVKDICEL from the coding sequence ATGTTTTTACAGAGAACTGAACTATTAATTGGTTCTGATAACATAGAAAAATTAAAAAATTCTAATGTTATTGTTTTTGGTCTTGGTGGAGTTGGTGGTGCAACTGTTGAAGCACTTGTCAGAGCAGGTATTGGAAATCTATCCATTGTTGATTTTGATACTGTTGATAAAACTAATCTAAATAGACAGATTATTACAACTCAATCTGTTGTAGGTAAACCAAAGGTTGAGGTAGCAAAAGATAGAGTTTTATCAATCAATCCTGATATAAATTTAACTATATATAATGAAAAATTTTTAAAAGAGAATATAGATTTGTTTTTTAAAGATAAAAAATATGATTATATAGTTGATGCCATTGATTTAGTTACATCAAAATTAGATTTAATTGAATTTGCCACTAATTCAAAAATTCCAATAATTTCTTGTATGGGAACTGGAAATAAGGTAAATCCCACACAATTTAAGGTAACAGATATTAACAAAACTTCTGTTTGCCCCTTAGCAAAAATTATTAGAAAAGAATTGAAAAAAAGAAGAATTAACAAATTAAAAGTTGTTTATTCTGATGAAACACCAAGAAAACCATTTAATTTAGATGGTGGACGTGAAAAAGCTAAAAATGTTGGAAGTATTTCATTTGTACCACCTGTTGCAGGTATGTTATTAGCAAGTGAAGTAGTAAAAGATATATGTGAACTATAA
- a CDS encoding flavodoxin gives MKTIGIFYATLTKTTVGIVDEIEFFLKKDDFKTFNVKNGVKEIENFENLILVTPTYQVGEAHAAWMNNLKKLEEIDFTGKVVGLVGLGNQFAFGESFCGGIRHLYDVVVKKGGKVVGFTSTDGYHYEETSIIKDGKFIGLALDEENQPNLTPKRIGDWITEIKKEFK, from the coding sequence ATGAAAACTATTGGTATTTTTTATGCAACTCTTACAAAAACAACAGTAGGAATTGTTGATGAAATTGAATTCTTTTTAAAGAAAGATGATTTTAAAACTTTTAATGTAAAAAATGGGGTTAAAGAAATAGAAAATTTTGAAAATCTTATTTTAGTTACACCCACTTATCAAGTTGGTGAGGCTCATGCAGCTTGGATGAATAATTTAAAAAAATTAGAAGAAATTGATTTTACTGGTAAAGTTGTTGGACTTGTTGGACTTGGAAATCAATTTGCTTTTGGAGAATCTTTTTGTGGTGGAATAAGACATCTATATGATGTTGTAGTTAAAAAAGGTGGTAAAGTAGTTGGATTTACAAGTACTGATGGTTATCACTATGAAGAAACAAGCATTATAAAAGATGGTAAATTTATAGGTCTTGCTCTTGATGAAGAAAATCAACCTAACCTAACTCCAAAAAGAATTGGAGATTGGATAACAGAAATAAAAAAAGAATTTAAATAA
- the csn2 gene encoding type II-A CRISPR-associated protein Csn2 has product MIFQYKGFNFKINFEEKNIVSLIVENKRIYRKIVEDLVNNLNIEDGNIILSRKNKLIMPEKEFFVFSDYFNFDINKFVLNKYYKELKNLSENEFLNETLKIKEILKDYINKIAENNYSLKFEDDLDVSQILKAFSIKFERSEDLLLNLFEWLKILNEVLGYEIFFFINLENFLSEEELLEFSKFILYNKYKVVFLENFCRNKLFDDDSLIIIDNDLCEVF; this is encoded by the coding sequence ATGATATTTCAATACAAAGGTTTTAATTTTAAAATAAATTTTGAAGAAAAAAATATTGTTTCTTTGATAGTAGAGAATAAAAGAATATATAGAAAAATTGTAGAGGATTTAGTAAATAATTTAAATATTGAAGATGGAAATATTATTTTATCTAGGAAGAATAAATTAATTATGCCAGAAAAAGAATTTTTTGTATTTTCAGACTATTTTAACTTTGACATAAATAAATTTGTTTTAAATAAATATTACAAAGAATTAAAAAATTTAAGTGAAAATGAGTTTTTAAATGAAACTTTAAAAATCAAAGAAATATTAAAAGATTATATTAATAAAATAGCAGAAAATAACTACTCATTGAAGTTTGAAGATGATTTAGATGTCAGTCAAATTTTAAAAGCATTTAGTATAAAATTTGAAAGAAGTGAGGATTTATTATTAAATTTATTTGAATGGTTAAAAATATTAAATGAAGTCTTAGGATATGAAATATTTTTCTTTATAAATTTAGAAAATTTTTTATCAGAAGAGGAATTACTGGAATTTTCTAAATTTATATTATATAACAAATATAAAGTTGTTTTTTTAGAAAATTTTTGTAGAAATAAATTATTTGATGATGATAGTTTAATTATTATAGATAATGACTTATGTGAAGTTTTCTAA
- the cas1 gene encoding type II CRISPR-associated endonuclease Cas1 — protein MSGWRIIVVTGRGKLDLRYNSISIRRDNRTDFIYIGEVNTLILETTTISITAALMCELVKQKVKVIFCDEKSNPHFELLPFYGSHDCSAKIREQIAWTDFLKESLWTVIVTEKIENQMKLLKKLNKEEYRILKEYISQIEHNDNTNREGCSAKIYFSALFGNKFSRNKENSLNAFLNYGYQLLLSAFNKEIVANGYLTQIGLFHKDTFNYYNLSSDLMEPFRIIVDELAYKENPQKFEKDEKRKLQNILNLKFRINNVNHYLSDIIKIYTKSIFDALSANDLSLVRFFEDEL, from the coding sequence TGAGTGGTTGGAGAATTATTGTAGTTACAGGTAGAGGTAAATTAGATTTGAGATATAATAGTATATCTATTAGAAGAGATAATAGAACAGATTTTATTTATATAGGAGAAGTTAATACTTTAATTTTAGAAACAACAACAATTTCGATAACAGCAGCATTAATGTGTGAACTTGTCAAACAAAAAGTAAAAGTTATATTTTGTGATGAAAAGTCAAATCCTCATTTTGAGCTTTTACCATTTTATGGTTCGCATGATTGTAGTGCTAAGATAAGAGAGCAAATTGCTTGGACAGATTTTTTAAAAGAAAGTTTATGGACTGTAATTGTGACTGAAAAAATTGAAAACCAAATGAAATTATTAAAAAAATTAAATAAAGAAGAATATAGGATATTAAAAGAATATATTTCTCAAATAGAACATAATGATAATACAAATAGAGAAGGTTGTTCAGCTAAAATATATTTTTCTGCTTTATTTGGAAATAAATTTAGTAGAAATAAAGAAAATTCATTAAATGCTTTTTTGAATTATGGTTATCAACTTCTTCTATCAGCTTTTAATAAAGAAATAGTAGCAAATGGTTATTTAACCCAAATAGGCTTATTCCATAAAGATACATTTAATTATTATAATTTATCATCTGATTTAATGGAGCCATTTAGAATAATAGTGGATGAATTAGCATATAAAGAAAATCCACAAAAATTTGAAAAAGACGAAAAAAGAAAACTTCAAAATATTTTAAATTTAAAATTTAGAATAAATAATGTAAATCACTATTTATCAGATATAATAAAAATATATACAAAAAGCATTTTTGATGCTTTAAGTGCAAATGATTTATCATTAGTGAGATTTTTTGAAGATGAGTTATAG